The following proteins come from a genomic window of Eleginops maclovinus isolate JMC-PN-2008 ecotype Puerto Natales chromosome 8, JC_Emac_rtc_rv5, whole genome shotgun sequence:
- the gdnfa gene encoding glial cell line-derived neurotrophic factor: protein MKLWDVLATCLLLLSSVATRPLYQNTQPAKRTYFSSSYSDSASLSVEDEESTYQREDHNLQEISMEDQYDIAGPYPEQFDDVMDFIEATIGRLRRSSETGGSTKGRREQKQRGAANTGGLRGEKRGHGDRKRGRGRGGKGGRGEKGRERERERISVQTRGCLLKEVHLNVTDLGLGYQTKEELIFRYCSGPCVEAETNYDKILNNLTHNKKLDRDTPSRTCCRPIAFDDDLSFLDHNFMYHTLKKHSARKCACV, encoded by the exons ATGAAGTTATGGGATGTTTTGGCCACGTGTTTGTTGCTCCTGAGCTCTGTTGCTACACGGCCTCTCTACCAAAACACTCAGCCAGCCAAGAGGACTTATTTCTCCAGCAGCTACAGTGATTCTGCGTCCCTGTCTGTGGAGGACGAAGAGTCAACGTACCAGCGTGAAGACCATAACCTGCAGGAGATCTCCATGGAGGATCAAT ATGATATCGCAGGTCCCTATCCAGAGCAGtttgatgatgtgatggatTTTATCGAGGCTACCATTGGCAGACTCCGGAGATCATCGGAGACCGGCGGGAGCACCAAGGGACGGCGGGAGcagaagcagagaggagcagcaaaCACGGGAGGCCTGAGAGGCGAGAAGAGAGGACATGGCGACAGGAAGCGTGGTCGAGGGCGAGGgggaaaaggagggagaggcgagaaggggagggagagggagagggagaggataTCAGTGCAGACCCGAGGCTGCTTGCTAAAGGAGGTCCATCTCAATGTGACAGATTTGGGGCTGGGATACCAGACGAAAGAGGAGCTGATCTTCAGGTACTGCAGTGGCCCCTGTGTGGAGGCGGAGACAAACTATGACAAGATTCTCAACAACCTCACACACAACAAGAAGCTGGACAGGGACACGCCCTCTCGCACCTGCTGTCGACCAATAGCTTTCGATGATGACTTATCTTTCTTGGACCACAATTTTATGTATCACACACTGAAGAAGCATTCTGCCAGGaagtgtgcctgtgtgtga